A single genomic interval of bacterium harbors:
- a CDS encoding DUF835 domain-containing protein — MNIWALYSFITGLINFILGLYVYCKNPRHPLNRIFALFAFSLAIWGISEFGHRGADNPETAFLWVRAGGFGWCFMVGFYIHFALLFARKNNYLKKVSTYIILYAPCLLFLHLFLSTDLIYKQEVVKMYWGYTSLPGKFIWLYTTYYMLSYFWGIYLFIQVLKYGTPIEKKQVKPMFLGYTTTLIIGTLSNVIFPFYGIPVPELGTIIALTTAMGAFYSILKYKLFITPVKENDMLTPLTFNLEKGNTYFTKEESSDRAYKIFIDQISHGMPGLCFSKFPSEKTREKYKILYTPIIQLTSKGREKDTIAYKDVEFISSTILDFIEKTKTAVIIVDCLNEIIMINGWEKTVSWLGELKKKCTNSVLLFSINTQLLDSTQGLYLKENLRLFSRG, encoded by the coding sequence ATGAATATCTGGGCATTATATTCTTTTATTACGGGACTTATTAATTTTATACTGGGGTTATATGTATATTGTAAAAATCCCCGACACCCATTAAATAGAATTTTTGCACTATTTGCGTTTTCTCTTGCAATATGGGGAATAAGTGAATTCGGGCACAGGGGTGCCGACAACCCGGAAACAGCTTTTTTATGGGTAAGAGCAGGGGGATTCGGTTGGTGCTTTATGGTAGGTTTTTACATCCACTTTGCATTATTATTTGCACGAAAAAATAATTATTTAAAGAAAGTTTCCACTTACATAATTTTATATGCTCCCTGTCTTTTATTCTTGCATTTATTTTTAAGCACCGACTTAATCTACAAACAAGAAGTAGTAAAAATGTACTGGGGATATACAAGTCTCCCCGGAAAATTTATCTGGTTGTATACTACTTATTATATGCTTTCCTATTTTTGGGGAATATATTTATTTATTCAAGTATTAAAGTATGGCACTCCTATCGAAAAAAAACAGGTAAAACCAATGTTTTTGGGATATACAACCACATTGATAATTGGAACACTATCAAACGTCATATTTCCTTTTTATGGCATTCCTGTTCCCGAACTTGGGACAATTATTGCCCTAACCACAGCAATGGGAGCTTTTTATTCTATTCTAAAGTATAAATTATTTATTACCCCGGTAAAAGAAAACGATATGCTTACTCCTTTAACATTTAATTTAGAAAAAGGAAATACTTATTTCACAAAAGAAGAAAGTTCCGACAGGGCTTATAAAATATTTATAGACCAAATTTCACACGGGATGCCCGGATTATGTTTTAGCAAATTCCCGTCTGAAAAAACAAGAGAGAAATACAAAATATTGTATACGCCCATAATCCAGTTAACTTCCAAGGGAAGAGAAAAAGATACAATTGCTTATAAAGATGTAGAATTTATAAGTTCTACGATTTTAGATTTTATAGAAAAGACAAAAACTGCCGTTATAATTGTAGATTGTCTTAATGAAATTATAATGATTAACGGATGGGAAAAAACGGTAAGTTGGTTAGGCGAATTAAAAAAGAAGTGCACAAATAGCGTGCTATTATTCTCAATAAATACCCAATTACTGGACAGTACACAGGGATTATACTTGAAAGAGAATTTAAGACTTTTCTCCAGAGGGTAA
- a CDS encoding DUF835 domain-containing protein: protein MNIWALYSFIAGFINFILGVYVCRRNPGKLLNRFFALTAFSFAIWGISEFGHRIANSPETAFLWIKAGGPGWCFMMSFYLHFAIIFARKEKYLKNIFTYLFLYLPPFLFLYLFLFTDSIYINEAVKMYWGYTSSPGKFAWTYSSYYTLLYLFAVSLFIYISKKGTPTEKKQVKPILWGYTIAWLIGTLSNVIFPLYGILLPELGTGITIVWAGSTFYSIFRYKLFIIPIKEIDTDSPLIFKLEKGIAYFTKEENSDKAYKIFIDQVSHGIPGLCFSKFPPEKIRKKYKILYTPIIRLTLTGREEHTIRYKDSKFMRSMILDFIEKTKTSVIFVDCPNEIIMINGWDKTVSWLGELKKKCTNSVLLFSINTELLDKTQKLYLKENLRLIAE from the coding sequence ATGAATATCTGGGCATTATATTCTTTTATTGCAGGGTTTATTAATTTTATACTGGGAGTATATGTATGTCGAAGAAACCCGGGAAAATTATTAAACAGGTTTTTTGCGTTAACTGCTTTTTCTTTTGCAATATGGGGCATAAGTGAATTCGGGCATAGAATTGCTAACAGTCCGGAAACAGCTTTTTTATGGATAAAAGCAGGCGGTCCCGGATGGTGTTTTATGATGAGTTTTTATCTTCACTTTGCGATAATTTTTGCAAGAAAAGAAAAGTACCTGAAAAATATTTTTACATATTTATTTTTGTATTTACCGCCATTTTTGTTTTTATATTTGTTTTTATTCACAGACTCAATATATATAAACGAAGCGGTAAAAATGTACTGGGGATATACAAGTTCCCCGGGAAAATTTGCATGGACGTATAGCAGTTATTATACACTTTTATATCTTTTTGCCGTTTCTTTATTCATTTATATATCAAAAAAAGGAACTCCGACAGAGAAAAAACAGGTAAAACCTATACTTTGGGGATATACGATTGCTTGGTTAATCGGGACATTATCAAACGTCATTTTCCCTTTATACGGAATTCTTCTTCCTGAACTTGGGACAGGAATTACCATAGTATGGGCAGGCAGCACTTTCTACTCTATTTTCAGGTATAAATTATTTATTATCCCAATAAAGGAGATTGATACAGATAGCCCTTTAATATTTAAATTAGAGAAAGGAATTGCCTATTTTACAAAAGAAGAAAATTCCGATAAAGCTTATAAAATATTTATAGACCAGGTTTCACATGGAATACCCGGATTATGTTTTAGCAAGTTCCCGCCTGAAAAAATAAGAAAGAAATACAAGATATTATATACGCCTATAATCCGGTTGACTTTAACGGGAAGAGAAGAACATACAATTAGATATAAAGATTCTAAATTTATGAGGTCTATGATTTTAGATTTTATAGAAAAGACAAAAACTTCCGTAATATTTGTGGACTGCCCTAATGAAATTATAATGATTAACGGGTGGGACAAAACAGTAAGTTGGTTAGGAGAACTAAAAAAGAAGTGCACAAATAGCGTGTTACTATTTTCAATAAATACCGAATTGCTTGATAAAACGCAGAAATTATACCTAAAAGAGAATTTAAGACTTATCGCGGAGTAA